The Babylonia areolata isolate BAREFJ2019XMU chromosome 24, ASM4173473v1, whole genome shotgun sequence genomic interval aaaaaaatcaataaataaataaagagtcCTGCAGTAATTGTGttttccttcaaatcaaacaagGAACGCAATCTCAAGTTTTTCCTGCTTGGCGTTTCCCATACCTCCCACACGTCCTCGAAACTTAAACTGAAATCGAAGCTTCTCATACCTCCCACAAATTTctggaaactgaaagtgaaactgaccttTCTTTTACGTCCATCAACATCTTGAAAATGAAACCAAAACTGAAGCTtccgatactcccccccccccccccccccaatgattGAATCTAAAACTGAATCTGAAGCTTCCTATACCTTCCATAACTACTTGAAACTGAAGCTACCTTTAACTACCACACCTCCTTGAGAAGCGACCCTTAACTaccacacctccttgaaacttaaaCTGGAATTTCCCACATCCTAGTACGTAGGTCAACAACAGCtgtatagaaaaaaaggaaaaaaaagacaattcgtTAAATAGACACAAACAAATACGTATATCACAGAATAAGATAATAATATCGATTTCCATAACCTAGCTCAGTAGGTTTAAACATAGGGAAATTTATTTTGAAATCGTTTAGAGAATGCAGACCACGGAAGAAAATAAGGCCTAGAAAATGAAATAGGATCTGGGAAAGGAAAAATTGTGTTACCTCTCCTTGAGAAATGATACGAAAAAAATTGCTTGCAATCTCTCGACAGGAATAAttaaaaaaccacaaaaagaatataaaaatgagaaaagaaacatGCCCCTTTTCAAACTGCTTCTGTTCTCGCAACAAAAATAGTTTCAAAACCAAATACAaaataggaaaaagaaagaaaagaaaaaaagacacttgCTTGCCTCCTAATACCTGTGCATTATGCAAGCTATTGCTTTCAAAACTGGATCAAAGTCAACGACACCCAGCAAGATTACAACCCGACGCAGACGGCGAAAGCTGATAGGCGGTTGTTACCCTTCCAGCACAGCAAGCAGTGACAAGTTACACaattggtgttgtgctgtgcctgaTATATGTGTAGCGAGAAGCGAACTTCGCATTGCTCACTCAATTGTTGAACTACCTTCAGTGGATGATTTTCACAGCTCTGAAGTCATACTCCTATCACCAGGTTTCAGTTCGGTCTGTCAGTCCAGATCCACTCTGAATTCAGCCCAGTCTGTTGGACTCAGTGTCGACAATTCAGAGAGAACACTAAACGCTTGCCGACTGGATTCAGTCCTGTAATAAATGAGAGTAcctccgaaagaaaaaaaaggtggaaataaaaaataaatcttgTAATTTGTTACCCGAGTCCTGTCTCCTGTGTTGGCTGGGTTTTCTGACTAGCTCCAAACTTCGCCCTTCTTTTGTCGGGCTCCATTGCGTCCTTTCATTCGGTGTTTTTGGACTGGAATCACCGATGTGTCTTATCTTTTCGTTATATTCCGTACTGTCTCGGCATTCAGTCTTTAGGACTTGAGCCAGTCGCTCTGCGTGCGTGTATTCGTGGTCTTTTGTATATAAAATATTTAAATGTTTCAACAGCTCCAAACAGTTAAACCTGAGTTTGACTGGCCTCTGCTTGCCCTTGTCGCACGTGAATCCCTTGGTAAGGTCATACCTGTGTGATCGCAGGTTGAGattcagtacaggtgttcagtacagtTGTATGCGCAGAATTTAGAAGTTATATTCTGTAGCCAGAAGCGCGCAGCCCGCAGCCCGCAGCATGATCTCCTGCCTATTGTGTGCCTTTGGTTGATTCCTTTGTTTCCATATCCACTCTACGTGTGTTGCTCTTTCTGATGGATTGAGTTCTGTTTCTGCATTCAGTCTTTGGGACCTAAGCCATCCACGGATTTTTACCTTTCCGTGGATCATCGTACTGTCTTTGTATTCAGTCTGTGTTCCGAGCTTTCTCCTCTCtaaatacccccacccctccctccccgccccaccctcctGCTAGATTCTGTTCAGCCTGTGCATTCCGTCTGCACTGTAGGCAACACACATCTCCGTTCCTGCTCAGCATGGGGTGTGCGTCCGTGTGCAGCAACAGTGGACCCACTGTCTTTGCAATGACTGTGTTGTTTCTGACATTGGTGGGCATTGAAGCAGCTGTGGGCCTGTCAAAAGAGTTCACCAAACAGTTCCACGTGAAGGCCTCTTCCACGTGGTCCCACTCTGCTGCTACGGGGGAGGAggcatcgtcttcttcttctgcgtggcCCGACCCCGACGACCCGCCCAAGTGGCCCAACGTCTTCCAGGTCCAGTTCCAGGAGATTCTGAATCTGGGCGCCATCACCCTGTCCAAGAACAACGGCACGTGGTACTACGACTTTGACAGCCTCACAGCAAGGTGAGATCTGTTTCGTGGTGTTGCCTGCCTCATTGTTTTCTGGTCTTGGAAAGTGCTGTGAATTACCTGTTATGCgcccacgcacccccaccccacctgtcttTGCACACATGTCAGCCTTAAGTTAGGGATGGGCGTTTACTGGGTACTTTACGCTTTGTGGGGGCCTGTTCCCTTGTGCAGGACTGTctgggctgggagagagagagagtgttagtgcgtgtgagcacgcctctgtgtgtgtgtgtgtgtgtgtgtgtgtgtgcgcgcgcgcgcgtgcacgtatgtgtgtggttgagtgcgAATGCTTGCGTCAGTGTACGCACGTGCTGAtgtgagagagtgggtggtgTCATTTTGTGATATGAATGAGAAGAGaaatgagaggggggtgggggtggggtggggggatgcgagTTTTTGCATTCCGTTTTGTTTGTTGAATGATTTCGGGGAAAGTATTCTGTACTATTTTAGCCAgacagagacacccccccccccaacacacacgcacatacacactgcgCTTacgcacacacgcgagcacgcgcATGCGATCATGTTTAACGTAAACACATATTTCTTGGCAATGCACAACGTATTTCAATTTAGAATAAgtgatgtgtgtggttgtttttttttcttcttttctaatcACTTATAAAACTTTTCCGTCATTTCGGACGGTTATACCTACGTGAAcggaaaaaggacacacacacacacacacacacacacacacacacacacacacacacacacaatatctatctatctatctatctatctatctatctatatatatatatatatatatatacaataagaagaaaaaaacatatattttcTTTCACTATACAATGACGTAATAgaaataatcaaataatcaaacGAAAAAGGTCAGTCTCTTTCTAATgagataattctttttttctctccttcttccttcgaAGGTTTTCTGGAGCAACCAATGGCAACACAACGCGGTATGTTCTCACTTTCGCTTTCTCGCTCACTGAAGTTGGGCGAATAATGGCAGTCGCGCGCGTGGGACGGTCGCTTCCAGCGGTCAAGCGGTGAGCCTCAGTATGGCTCGGTCCACTTATATACGCCCGTGGTTGCAGGCTACAAACGAAGACGATGAAGAATGAACAAAATCTGTCCTGACATCAGAGTAGACATCCCGTTTAATTGCTTTGCTATGTCCAACCAATGTGACAGGTTTGACCACAGCAGGGGCCAAAAGAACAACTTCTGCCAAGGTCAAGGTCTGAGTCCCAAAGACCCGAAAGCCGACTGCCATCTCCTCTTCACCAAACCAGGAGACCTGTGGGTTATCTACCCTGGCGCTCAGACTTGCTGTCGGCTGTGTGGCACTGCGCAAGGCTGCACTATTCTCAAACCTGACTGGCTCAACGGCAGCAAGTAAGTCTGcagagttgtaaaaaaaaaattttttttaaagaaaaatacaACGAAAAGTTGTCTGTTTGAAAACTCATTCACTGAATCTTTGTAAACgagcgaaaaaaaacccaaaccagagCAGTGTTAGAACAAGTCCATGCTGTGTAGGTTAGATACCACAATCATATAATTTTTTTGTGAGACACTTTGCAGGGTATTTTCTTATGTTACAATTTCTTCTGGACTTAATAATCGGGCACACACAGCCCCACGCACATGCCAGCACATGCAGTCACCCCCACACTTCCGTCCTCATACCCGCACACACGCGCAGATCTTGATCACAGGGAACGTGTAACCGATCCCTTTCGTGACTGTGGGAAGAGGATACTGGTATCAGGGAAACAGGAAGCCCACACTGATAAAACTGAAagggcttctgttgtt includes:
- the LOC143298922 gene encoding uncharacterized protein LOC143298922, with translation MGCASVCSNSGPTVFAMTVLFLTLVGIEAAVGLSKEFTKQFHVKASSTWSHSAATGEEASSSSSAWPDPDDPPKWPNVFQVQFQEILNLGAITLSKNNGTWYYDFDSLTARFDHSRGQKNNFCQGQGLSPKDPKADCHLLFTKPGDLWVIYPGAQTCCRLCGTAQGCTILKPDWLNGSKLTETINIGGRPCAGWAKRGAVAAADTWYVDQQGVPCRYHEVVDFINHNLTFVPSSYSPTHPIPPSVFRVPSYCKDTCPHPYPQPPH